A single genomic interval of Armatimonadota bacterium harbors:
- a CDS encoding Ig-like domain-containing protein, with protein sequence MRWLALVLSAALLVGCAESNLIRGTATDRIPPAVTATEPANEAQNVTEARITITFSEPMATNTVQLRANPSLTLGAPTWSNGNRTVTFVPSDLRPNTPYTVTVTGRDLAGNDLQQPYTLRFTTGSILQAGAVIEGLLRGRVFAGPDERVYAVFLAYLVSLGDRAAATLTEDQRNLRETLERTAPEAVRKVREFLSQHPATVRDLAEYALWLTPDLRVGPAPQPVQGTSRTLTPASPQPARPTSSPTPTSPTSTPGPSSRSGLRGASAGPGVPAAQASPSPPSPSSAAGQARGGVVQRLSGFDAVIREL encoded by the coding sequence ATGCGGTGGTTGGCACTGGTCCTGTCCGCGGCGCTCCTGGTGGGGTGCGCGGAGTCCAACCTGATCCGGGGAACGGCCACGGACCGGATCCCGCCCGCGGTGACGGCCACGGAGCCCGCGAACGAGGCCCAGAACGTCACGGAGGCCCGGATCACCATTACCTTCAGCGAGCCCATGGCTACGAACACCGTGCAGCTGCGCGCGAACCCCAGTCTCACCCTGGGGGCCCCCACCTGGTCTAACGGGAACCGGACCGTGACCTTCGTCCCCTCCGACCTCCGGCCCAACACCCCCTACACCGTCACCGTCACGGGCCGGGACCTGGCCGGAAACGACCTGCAGCAGCCCTATACCCTGCGGTTCACCACGGGTTCCATCCTCCAGGCCGGTGCGGTGATCGAGGGCCTGCTGCGAGGCCGGGTGTTCGCGGGTCCGGACGAGCGGGTGTACGCGGTGTTCCTAGCCTATCTCGTGAGCCTCGGGGATCGGGCCGCAGCGACCCTCACGGAGGACCAGCGGAACCTCCGGGAGACCCTGGAGCGCACCGCGCCGGAAGCGGTGCGCAAGGTGCGGGAGTTCCTGAGCCAGCACCCAGCCACGGTACGGGACCTAGCGGAGTACGCCCTGTGGCTCACCCCCGACCTGCGGGTGGGCCCTGCCCCGCAGCCCGTGCAGGGGACTTCCCGCACACTCACTCCTGCCTCCCCCCAGCCCGCGCGTCCAACCTCCTCCCCTACCCCCACGAGCCCCACGTCCACTCCTGGTCCCTCCTCCCGCTCCGGCCTGCGGGGTGCTAGCGCCGGGCCAGGCGTCCCAGCGGCCCAGGCCAGCCCTTCGCCCCCCAGCCCCTCCTCAGCCGCGGGCCAGGCTAGGGGCGGAGTGGTGCAGCGGCTGAGTGGGTTCGACGCGGTGATCCGGGAGCT